Part of the Zingiber officinale cultivar Zhangliang chromosome 6A, Zo_v1.1, whole genome shotgun sequence genome, AGATAATTATGAACTAGTCTATTTATTACATGTGGagtgatttttttaaaagtatttacacAGACGACGCATTTCTTTAACAATGTTATATTCTATATGCAATCTGTCAATAGTATTATGAGCGAAGGAAACTCACTCCTTGAAGATTATTTTTCTTgcttttttataataataatttaatgacTTTTGGGGATTCTGAGTGTGCATAACACAAAATGAGAAGCCCAACTCAGAAGCCCATCTAATGTTGAGAGTATATTTTGGTAATACAAGGAGGAGGGTGATCTGGACCGTAAATATAAGGACTAACCCTAGTTCTTCATTTGCATTGGTGGGATATAGATGAGGATCATTAAATCTCAatttggaaagaaaaaaaaaaaatagtatagaAGATATCCGAATTTTTAGTAAGTATGGGATGAATATCCAATATCCAGTGGATATGCGGACATAGAATATGAAATTTGATCTGAATTTGACCATTGCATAGGCCTTGTATAAGATATCTAGTTCTTCAGGTTGAATAATTTGATATTCAACTTTTCATATGGACTAATTTCAAAGATTAATTCCATCCTATGAATATTTTTTATCAATCATCTCAGTAAATTTAAAGGTGCTTGCAACTGACCACTCAACATTTCAAATTTAACATCTAACTATAAGAAAATGTTCTATAATGCACTATGGTTAGAATTCAAATCataaatgcttgaaagattgtaTGGGGTCCTCTTGGGGCAGTGTGATGGTTAAAACATGGGGTGTTATCATATGAGATTTTGGGgttgaaactcggcgtgaccgagcatgaTCTCCCTTATGTCTTGatcatttgcactaatggttagtagtcacccatgatttatctcctttgTGTTAGCCTAAAGACGGGTTAGTGGAAGTGTTGGGAACGAGCGAATCGTCTTGAGTAAAGTGAAACCGTCCCCTTAGTCTTAGCGGTCTTTTAAAGTAGTCTCATACTCCCTAGAAAAGAATTAATCATAGATAATATCTGTCCTAATGCAACTGAAAGTAGCCTATCAATTGATTAAGTAGAAAATGAGTTCGATCAAGTTATATACACGTCATCTAGAGTGAATAGAATTAATCATAGATAATATCTGTCCTAATACAACTGAAAGTAGCCTATCAATTGATTAAGTAGAAAATGAGTTCGATCAAGTTATATACACGTCATCTAGAGTGAATAAGATTAgtctatcaaataaatttgaaataatttatgtatattaaaaaattgatttttaaaatattcattccttggaatttaaattttgatcttatttattttttaaaatatttgaatagaTTGAATCTTCTATGGTCGTACCAATGGTGAACTCAAGTCAGGTGAAAATAGTTTGGCTTTCCTTTCACGACCGTGCAACACGTGAGAGCAACAACCCCGTGTCATGCGGGAAGTTGACGCCCATTATCACAGTTAATGGTAAAGCGAGATACTACTAGTTATAATCCCTGCAATAGCATCAACATTGCTTGTGGTCGCCGACTATATATCTATCGTTAATTTTGACTGACACGCTGATGCATAATTGAAGattcaaacttccattttgggcACACGAACAAGCCAAAGTAGTCAATTTGTATGGCCGAGGCAACTCCAACCTTAGCAAATTGATCCCTACTGTACAATCATTGAAGTATATACGTGTTATTGGGACTCCTAAAAAAATTTTTTCAGGAATTTCTGAGGTATGGGGCCGCGGAATGATGGACCCAGTCACGTTAAAAAATTTACCCTACCTTAATTTTATGACTAGCAtatgaggtgttgtcaccatgaggtctggggttagAATCTCAACAAAATCGAAGTAAATGCCTCCAttatatgctagtcactatttcaaaggctagtagccattcgtaattacctcctccgtgttggtccttAGATGAGTTGACGGGAGTGCTGAGGGCGAATGTTTTCGCCTTTTGTCACCATGAAACAGTTTCATCTCAAACCTACAAAATGCAACAGCTTGGAGATGGAGTGGGGGAAGAGGCTGGCGGTGTGCCGGCTAAGGCACTTGCAATCGAAGGGTCATCGCATCATCTTGATGCCCCTCTCCACTAGCAGATACTACGCCTCCATCCAATCAAAACCTTCCTCATTCCTTCGTTAAGGGCATCCACACGATGTCATTAACACTTTCATGTGTTAATaccaaagttttattttttttttttatttgcatgCATTAACGTGTTCAAAGAATTAAACACGTTAATACTACAGTACATCTACTCGACGTTAATGCCTCAAGCATTAACGCATGCTACAATACATTTATGTCGGTGTTAATGCCTCAAGTATTAACATCATTATGGATGCTCTAACACACTAACACAATCTTAGCGGAACCAAACACCTAAATGAACGACTTGCTCAGGAAGGATATTCAAGGATGCTGAATAATTAGAGAGACACTTAAACCATCAAAAAGGAGGGACAAATTTATGATTCATTACGGAGGTTCTCTTCACAACTAATGTAATAGCTAGTGGTCTGGCATTCATTGCTCAAGCTAGACGAGAACATAGAGACATTTACCATTATATGTTAGAATCTCAAGGttattttggtatgatcaacaagttaagttagatcctgtatgTTTATAactttgtgtctaaatgtgcaggagcttaggagcacaggtagtcgagcggaagacgcagctagcgagaaagacaacacacggtacgtccgagggacgaggcactgtggaagaatacaccggcagacgagaaggaagtgtgcggtggttccgagggacgaaagctggagcggaagattactcggggagcaagagacgcaactagcgagaaggtcggcacgaggtgcgaccgagggacgaagactacggataagtacgctggcgaacgagaagaaagcacgcggcgattccgagggacgagaagccagagcggaagtccgctcgagaagaccggaagttgggttcgggtgagtccttttccggatgaccgagatcactcaagcgagcatatccggagttgaagacccggaccgaggcgaccagAGTCGGAGCAAAGgacccggactgaaaaagtcaactatagttgacttttgggtccggggcgcccagaacatACCGGGACACgctcggagttgactttttcacaggatcgagttttgactcgatctgaacgttgggggataaagttttatccccccaaggcacCCGGAACTCTTCCAGGCGCCTCAACcaggactataaatatagccttgatccagaagcttttcaacgaactcagaaattcacttccaacgcttgtgtgctgtaatttagagttaagcttctgttttctacgcttcaacgttgtaagaggcttctccgcctgaaggagtatttagtgcttcaacttccttggattaacaaccatattgattataaccaagtaaatacttgtgccttttcttttaatgttctatttactttctgcttattctttatgcaagtattagtttaagagttcgagaagagttgattttatttttatgattacAGATTATCCAATCCCCCTTCTAATCGACCGCCAACGGTCTAACATTATACACTTAGGTCTGGGGTCAGACCATGTTGACTGCTGAACAAAAAAAAAGCCTATTCTAGTCTTCTCTTCCAAGACCTATAAAGGCATATCcaaggaaaattttttttaaaggtgTTTATGAAATGAAAAAGTTGGAAGAAAAATACTCTAATCATTATGGATGCAAGGGTTTTAGTTTAAGAACCATAGTAGAATTTTAAATCTGCTCTCATCTCAGAATTAATAATATGAGTGACATTAGTAACTAATGATGTGCAAAAAAATCATAATGTAGAAtccacaaaaaataaaaaattacaaggAGATATTTTATTAAGAGagtgataattttttatatttttgatgtgaCACTAAGATGGGATAttggatattttaaataaaaaattgcaAAGAGCTCTAACCTGAGAGATGTCCTTAGATTGCATATGATAAAAGATTGAAATATTTATATGAAATGTGGAAGCCATATCAACCGTTATATCATATTTGACATCCTTTATTTTGCTGCACAAGATCAATAATTAATGGCCTCCAAAAGATTGTCATTTAGTCTCCTAACGAATTGATTCCATTGAATGAGTTGGCCACTACCTTTGGAAGACAAAGGGAAGAGTCAAAAGTTAGTGTCGGTTGTTCCAAAGCATCCACCAGAGTAAATTTCAACCTCTGAAGCCAAAAAATGCATCATGTTCTCCTAGCTCCGGTCGTTTTGGTCAATGCCACGTAGCCCGATCAGGTTAGGATGCAAGAACAATGTTAGCAAATGAAGTTGACATTAACCTAAAGCTAAAGCCATCAGAAAGATTTGCTTGTCTCCCGTTCAAACACCAGATTGAGAGTGCTTTGACGGGTTATGTTTACTGCTAAATTACACCTTTACATGCCCCTTTACATGCCACCCACAATGACAGGAATTGGTTGTTGCATAGATCTTTGTCAACGAGTAAAAACTAGATTCAAGGTTGTAGAACGAAACAATTGTAAGACAAGACAAAAAGATAGATAAATAGATGAACTCATCATGACAGGGAGAGTCGAAGTTTAAGTGAGCTATTCATGCCAAGCATTCTTATTTTGAATAAATCGAGTCTTCTAGCCCAACACAAAGATAGTACTTTGGTTCTACTAGGAATTGATACAAATAAACGTAAATTACCTCTCTAACACCCACCAGTTGCAAATCCATCAATATTGTTACTGTTTCTTTACTTCTGGAGACCATTGTAGCAATTTTGGAAGAAATAGAGTTAATTCGAATTCAATCCTTGCGAGCAAGCCTTTGAATATCTCTGTAATCTAACTCATAGATTGGCAAAATATTTGGTGTTTGTTGTCATTTTCAAGTACAAACTGctgcaaattattttttaagtaaaGCCAACAAGAAAAGCAAATGTTCCACTCAATCTGCATAAACTAACTTTCCAGTGAGAGATACCCTTGctagaatcaaaagaaaaaaatcttGCTAGCAAAAAGTTGCAAACGGAGATTTTGTATGAATGCCTTTGCTTCGTGTATAATTGCCACAAAGGCATGTTGACAATAATATAATCAGTGATGCAAGAAAGGCATGCATTTTATTGGAGATCATTGTCAGACACAGAAAAGGAGGAAGATTGACAATGTCATTATCtctgtattttacttttaagtttACCCTTCCATATACTTGCATACTGTTCAACAGCAGACTCATATAGCTGATCTAAACTAGTTGGAAAACTGAGAAAAAGCTTGTAGTCAGATATAGGGAATATATCTAATACTGAGTGTTGGAGTATTGGACCGGATATACAACATGGGTACAGAGGTAGATGAGGAATGTGAGAATCAAAAGGTGAATTCATACTTATGTGACATGATCAGTGAATCATAACACTAAAAGAAGTCATAATCCACCAAATCAGATTCACAATAATCAGAATCAGCTGCAAGATACTTTTGTATTGATACCATACACAGTCTAGAATAAGTAGAATTTGTGAGTACAATAAATTGTGTGGATAAACTGAACCAATGGATAAGTGAAATTAGAAGAAACTTCACTATAAGTAGGTACTGAACAAAAACAATATATGAGCATAACACAAGACTTTAGGCTTCAGCAGCagacttttcaaaaataaataaatacatgtaTTGTATGAGCATATCTTGCTTGCTTTGGGAAaggtttttttaataaaaaatttgattGTACTCTAAGCAATAGAACCTCCTTTATGAAGGACTGAATAATTCTAAAACTTGTTCAAGAGAATTGGTAGCACTTGTTACCTAATTATCCGTTCGCTTCCAATTGAGAGGGGTCCATAATGATGCACTCGACATAATGATGCACTCAAGTATCTTTTACTGTTTCTTCACTTTATGAAAAGTGACTCCCATTGTCTTATCATGCAAATTAAAGCCATGCTCGCCATGTCAAATAACACAACTCTTCTCAAAAAATTTATCTTCTTTCCAAAATAGAACGTTCTTGGAGTACTGATACAATCCCTAATGTGGGTCTAATATGGGTTCAATCTTTCAAAAACCTCAAACATCAACGGATGGACTCTGCACGTAACATATAGAATTACAATGTGACTGCAAGATATTCAATGGTAAGGTATGGTAATAAAGTGGAGACATTGAAGAAGTCTATAGATGAGGAGCTCTCCAATCATTGAAAAAAAATCCTTTCTCAAAAGCTTTTTAAGCCTATGCACACCCTCGCCTTAAGCTTATAGCCAAAAGGAAAGGACAAAGGAGCCTTGCGACCCTATTCTCAATCAAAACTAAGTTAGACCAAGTGCTCTACCGCACCTCGTACAAGCCTGCTGAATTGCAACCAACTCGGCAAAACAAACTGAATTCGTAATTGCTTTCAGATGGAAACAAACTATATTCTCAGATAAGCACAGTTAATTCTCAAGCAACATCAACCAAATTCAACCTTCTTGAAGCTACCATCCCAAATTACAGTCCgagctaaatgaatataactagCAGAGTATAATCTAATACGTTCTAAAATAACATAACACCACATAAAATTTAAACACTATACTGAAGCATGACCTTACTAATGCATTAAAACTGCCATGATCCATTTATCACTATGATGGTGCCCGGGTATATCCataattaaaacataaaaaaacatGATATTATTATCCTGATACTCCCACTTATGGCAAATGCCTGTCCCTATTAGCCAATCAGAAATTGCCTTAATGGTGGTAGCACCGTGTAATTGTTATGAGAAGGTCATCGCTGCTTGATGACCTTCAGACAGTTCATAATGGTGAGCACATAATTTTTTCTTCGAAAAAAATCACTATAAAGGCATTACCTGCATCTGCACATCTCCATCAGGCAGTAGGCTGATCTCATGGAAGTGTTTTCAGTTTCCCCCACAAATTAGTCACCAACCTTCAAAGTTTTCTCCCATTTCCCTTGAACATCTCTTTGTATCATCTTCTTTCTGTTCTTGTTCAGATATCATAATCCATCATGCAATCTGGAGAGGTTGCCAGCGTTAGCTACCTTTCACCTTCGTACTACGATATGCCTCATATTTCAAAAGACTTGGAGATCATTCCAGTGATGTGTGGTGTGATCATTTCAGATGAAGTATTTCATCATGACCAAGTAGTCAGCCAAGatgaagaaaggaggaagaggaggatgatATCAAACCGAGAGTCGGCTCGCAGGTCACGGATGAGGAAGCAAAACCATATCAGCGAGTTGTACTCACAGGTCGTCCATCTCCAGTCAGCAAACTGCCAGCTTCTCAATGAGCTGAACCGAGTGATTACAGAGTATGATCAGATGGTTGACGAGAATAGCCAGCTCAAGAATGAAGAAGCTGAGCTGCAAAAGAAACTTGAAAAGTGTGATGCAGAGAGATCTAAATGATTGCACGAGAGATGTTAACACGTTAACACTTTCCTTGCTCTTCGCATCAACTATGTGTGGCTTCAGCACTAGTCTGCTATTGTTGCATTCAAACCTAATTTGGCTGCACCGAGATATTTAAGCAATGATATCAAATGTCTGACGAAACGAACTTCAGTATTGAGCCTTCCAACTAAAGCAGTATAAATTTATTTTGACAAGCAAGATGGGTGTGTTCTCATTCCACCGCATCAAAGCCAGGCAGCTTAAAAATCAAAAGAGAGTATGAAATTTGTAGTCATTTGTTACCACTAGAGTCAAATAACAAGAGATGAAAGGAAGAATCAGAATCAACTTGAATTTAGATTGAATCAATATAGTATTTACTTTGAGTGGAAGCTTTTATAAATCTAAACATAAATGGATGAGGCCCATGTGTGTGGCTCAGGTAGCTACAAAGCAAACATATGCTAATCTATGCAGCAGTATTTCCAGCATCAGTATTGATCATTCAATTAATTCCAACTAAATGTTACTCTATTTCAATTGCCATTCTATTCTATCAAATATAGTTTGACAACTCGAGTACCCTTTTCCAACTTTACAAACTCTGCATCAGTAAAAATTTCCTTTGATGTTATGTATTTAAGTATACAATGTTTGACTTGTACATAAACATGGACACAAGAAGACTACATTTGGATTTAGTTATACACTTGCAGGATTATGAATAATATGACAAATACATCGTGCAATGCAACCAAGACTTAGAAACTCCCGTCCTACCTTGGAAGATTACATTCTGCATGTTCTAATCTTAACTTTTGATCTTTCTTTAGTGTAGAATAGCTTGAGCAATGCAACAAAAAACGGTAGTTGCTTTTCTACAGTAGTGAGTTTAGACAATCCTTTATGATCATGAAGATGGGGTTGTCATCCGATGCATGTGACACACTTTCAAATAGAATGCCATCAATTCTagcttgaactccattcaagtaGTTTAGACCCAGCAATGCTTCCTTCACTGTCTTGTCCAGCCCTAGGAGAGTGTTTCCAATCCCAGTTATTATTTCAGGTAATGTCGGCGAAGGTTTTAACACCTCAACTAGCTTAACCTGGTGGTGTCACAAATGCATTATCATCTGAACTCTAAAAGATTATGCACAAAAAACTGTATATGCATATATAGTTGCAACCAACACTTAAGAAATTTTGCTAGCGCAATTATGGAGGCTTAAGAGTACGAAAATCCAGCAACGAAAGTCAAGAATAGAAAAGGAATGAAATAACTATTTCTAAGGAATGTAAAAGATAATGAATAGAGTCCTATAAGCATTGATTGCTTGGGTTTATAGATAAGATATCCTACACGAAATATTGTATTTGATGTGTCTAACTTAAAATGTACCCAGTATGGTGTGAATAGTCTTACCTATTCGACTCGACATTCAGCTCAACCAACTTGTTTTACCTAATTGGTTCTAATTGATCTACCTCGAATCCCTTGAACCACTCTCCCTGACTAGTTTGACCATCTGCCTTGTTGATCCATACCCTAACAACCCATCTAGCCATTTGACCTTTTTATCTAACTAATTTTACTGACTTAATCAATTAGATCGACCCAACCAATTCAACTAACCTAATTGGCTCAACATGtttaatcaatcaattgatttatcTAGATAGCCTAACTCACTCAACCCAACTTGCATGTTTGACCCGTTAAGTCTAATTGGCCTAGACTGGTGGACTAATCAGCTAAACCATCGAACCCCAACCCTAATTAGTCCCAACACTCCATCTGTCCTCTGTAGTCCAATTGTTTGAACCGCTAAGGTCAATCACATCCATCTATCTCCACTTGATCAACACAAACAAACGATAAAGCTTGGCCTACCAACTCAACCTAGTTGACTCAATCCGCCTGATGATAACCACCCCAataaaaacaaggttcctcccaGATGGTTCACCCAACTATTTCAACCCAATAGAAGTGTTTGACCCAAATGGTTAAATAGAATAAGAAATATTTTACaagtaaatatttttaaaaaggaaTAGATAAGAAATATTATTCGTGAAATATAGAAAGCAATAGCTGCTCATTATGAATTGGGAATCACAATTTCGTGAAATTGTTATTATGAGCTAATTTTTTGCaactaaatataaaaatatttattccatATAAATTTGTAAGTTAAAGAATAGTTGTTCCAATCAGCCAAATGCACCATATTTGCATCAAGCATTTGAAATTTATCAAGATACTTTTTTTTACCAATGCATTACCATTGTGACTTGTTTATTAGAGAGGGAGATGGAAGGAAGGAGTTCTAGCAATAACCTCACTATTTTCtacaatgtttttttttaattttcttt contains:
- the LOC121995178 gene encoding basic leucine zipper 43-like — encoded protein: MQSGEVASVSYLSPSYYDMPHISKDLEIIPVMCGVIISDEVFHHDQVVSQDEERRKRRMISNRESARRSRMRKQNHISELYSQVVHLQSANCQLLNELNRVITEYDQMVDENSQLKNEEAELQKKLEKCDAERSK